The following coding sequences lie in one Candidatus Nitrospira allomarina genomic window:
- a CDS encoding DEAD/DEAH box helicase: MKLRRHQKELADICDQILGGRRLTDIVCAVTPGGGKSLLPQILASRLIPAIADALCWIVPRSVLQDQGARGFQDPSHRALLGHRLEAMMTTNQEHPTRGCAAYVTTYQALAADTRKINAKEFRRKRYILVLDEPHHLEEGGLWHEAIQPLYERAVLRVLMSGTFERGEGTPIAFLPYSTTDRGNRLDWDSTESRAVIHYTLADALREHACIDLTVHYANCQATWLDAQGTEHHVESLAHAGKQTAAALLTALKTEAALELLSTGVKDWQVHRTTHSRSKLLVVAANIEQAQKYTAWLQERGVPARIATSEDSTAAYQAIKAFKRQGSGAVDCLITVAMAYEGLDVPAITHLICLTHIRTKPWIEQVVHRATRMDPLAGPYAEQRAYIYAPDDRPFRECLGYILDQRTTAIADSPSSTQILGEGAYPDAQGLLPTERAESSIQPLRSGVLEMRNQGLWANLATQGQTEMHQETPKERLDRLRKKIEQHVRAHEQSRKLSHGTVNRAVYSKFRKSRAAMTESELHKVMQWVHKIYPL, from the coding sequence ATGAAGCTACGGCGGCATCAGAAGGAATTAGCGGACATCTGCGACCAAATTCTAGGCGGGCGAAGACTGACAGACATTGTCTGTGCTGTCACACCCGGTGGAGGCAAAAGCCTGCTGCCTCAGATACTGGCGTCCCGCTTGATTCCGGCCATTGCCGACGCCCTATGCTGGATTGTCCCGCGTAGCGTCTTACAGGACCAGGGAGCGCGAGGCTTCCAGGATCCCAGCCACCGGGCTCTCTTAGGCCATCGGCTGGAGGCCATGATGACCACCAACCAGGAACATCCGACGAGAGGATGTGCGGCCTATGTCACGACCTATCAGGCCCTGGCTGCCGATACCCGCAAGATCAACGCCAAAGAATTCCGCCGAAAGCGGTATATCCTCGTTCTGGATGAACCGCACCATCTCGAAGAGGGCGGACTATGGCATGAGGCCATTCAGCCCCTCTATGAACGGGCGGTTCTGCGAGTGTTGATGAGCGGGACCTTCGAACGTGGTGAAGGCACACCGATAGCCTTTCTGCCGTATTCGACCACCGACCGAGGAAACCGGCTTGACTGGGACAGCACGGAATCCCGGGCCGTCATCCACTACACCCTAGCCGATGCTTTGCGGGAACATGCCTGTATTGATTTGACCGTCCATTACGCGAACTGTCAGGCAACCTGGTTGGATGCTCAGGGAACCGAGCACCACGTCGAAAGCCTGGCGCATGCCGGGAAGCAGACGGCAGCAGCACTCCTGACGGCGTTGAAGACGGAAGCGGCACTGGAACTCTTGAGCACGGGCGTGAAAGATTGGCAGGTCCATCGCACCACCCATTCACGCTCGAAGCTGCTGGTGGTGGCCGCGAACATTGAGCAGGCGCAGAAGTATACGGCTTGGCTTCAGGAACGAGGTGTGCCGGCCAGAATTGCCACAAGTGAGGATTCCACTGCAGCCTATCAGGCCATCAAAGCGTTTAAACGACAGGGTAGCGGAGCCGTGGATTGCCTGATTACGGTGGCCATGGCCTATGAAGGCTTAGATGTGCCGGCCATTACCCATCTTATCTGCTTGACCCATATCCGGACCAAGCCATGGATCGAACAGGTCGTTCATCGAGCCACCCGCATGGATCCGCTGGCGGGACCTTATGCCGAGCAACGGGCCTACATTTACGCTCCGGACGACCGGCCATTCCGGGAATGTCTGGGATACATTCTGGACCAACGCACAACCGCAATTGCCGACAGCCCTTCATCGACTCAAATCCTCGGAGAAGGAGCATACCCTGATGCGCAGGGCCTTCTCCCGACGGAGCGGGCGGAATCAAGTATTCAACCTCTACGGTCCGGCGTCCTGGAAATGCGGAACCAGGGGTTGTGGGCGAACCTGGCGACACAGGGCCAAACAGAAATGCACCAGGAGACCCCGAAAGAACGATTAGATCGATTGCGGAAAAAAATTGAACAACATGTCCGCGCGCACGAGCAATCGCGGAAACTGTCACATGGTACGGTCAATCGGGCGGTCTATTCGAAGTTTCGGAAATCCCGCGCCGCCATGACCGAATCTGAACTCCATAAAGTCATGCAATGGGTCCATAAGATCTATCCGCTCTGA
- a CDS encoding PAS domain S-box protein: MSEEHFRNIVERVGISIWEEDFTRVKALIDDLAREGVRDFRRYFIEHPDVVERAIGLVSILDVNSAMVRMFAATSRVELLQSLHQIFLPETHEMFLEEMVSIAEHQQLFESETVLKTLRGDRLHVLFTITFPPPDQSFDRIVVTLTDITKRKRAEEALRESEERYRSLTAAITSLVWTTDARGRFVTPQPGWAAYTGQSWEQLREFGWNEAIHPDDRETIQRVWNAACMSETFFEFSGRLWHASSNAYRHVEARGVPIRNADGTVREWIGKCLDVEDRSQAEKALQESEHRFSKFMQHLPGLAWIKDLQGHYVYANETAELVFQTPRERLYGRTDEEIFPQDVADQFKENDRQALISETGVQVVETLRHQDGVLHHSIVSKFPILGADGRPVLIGGMAIDITARKQAEQLLLESESEARRLLALNQTIMMNMGEGLYTLDSQGLVSYVNPEAERLLGWTSGELLGRSMHRMVHYQYPDGSPFPIEECAGFQVLANGKVLRDFEDTFIRKDGSFFPVSYSSSPLRDQNDQIAGVVIVFQDISQRKQAEENLRRWKDELEVRVQTRTGELLSSKNRLRSLAAQLSLAEEHQRRKLARDLHDYLVQLLVVGRMKLHELKEGVPLSPEAEVLTGEVEYVLQQALTYSRTTIAELSPPALHETGLAVSLKWLAERMEKHGLRVEVNTSDYQPIHLSEDRVILLFQSVRELLFNVLKHAGVYEATVRMSSGQVGKACIAVVDHGKGLHAGAMQQAMEPGHLGLFAVQERMEAMGGRVEFTSAPGKGTSVRLVLPIDGSIPVEDDTESRREKNSAQSRGLEHTTVNPQFEEVAGIGHTSVRPRIRVMLVDDHVMFRTGMQKLLERYPDVEIVGNANDGEEAVMVVPQLMPDVVVMDNNMPRLNGIDATKQICREWPAVKVIGLSMYDGKEIRAAMLDAGAVDYLQKNGTVTELYQAICALFPKPS; this comes from the coding sequence ATGAGTGAAGAACATTTCCGGAATATCGTTGAGAGAGTGGGAATTTCCATCTGGGAGGAAGACTTCACTCGCGTCAAAGCGTTGATCGATGACCTTGCTAGAGAGGGGGTAAGAGATTTTCGTCGCTATTTTATTGAGCATCCGGATGTGGTGGAACGGGCAATCGGACTGGTCAGCATTCTCGATGTGAACTCTGCCATGGTCAGGATGTTTGCAGCGACAAGCCGTGTGGAGCTTTTGCAATCGCTTCACCAAATTTTTCTGCCTGAGACCCATGAAATGTTTCTAGAGGAAATGGTTAGCATTGCTGAACATCAACAGCTTTTTGAATCGGAAACGGTCCTGAAAACGCTGCGGGGTGACCGTCTCCATGTCTTGTTCACCATCACCTTCCCTCCTCCCGATCAATCGTTTGATCGCATCGTGGTAACCCTGACGGACATTACGAAACGCAAACGTGCGGAAGAGGCTCTGCGCGAAAGCGAGGAGCGTTACCGCTCGCTGACGGCGGCGATCACGTCTTTAGTCTGGACCACCGATGCCAGGGGCCGGTTCGTGACCCCTCAACCGGGGTGGGCTGCCTATACCGGCCAGTCCTGGGAACAATTGCGGGAATTCGGGTGGAATGAGGCTATTCATCCCGATGACCGGGAGACCATTCAACGGGTCTGGAATGCGGCCTGCATGTCCGAAACGTTCTTTGAATTTTCCGGGCGGTTGTGGCATGCCTCAAGCAATGCCTATCGTCATGTCGAAGCACGGGGTGTGCCGATTCGGAATGCGGACGGTACGGTGCGGGAATGGATCGGTAAATGTCTTGACGTGGAAGACCGTTCGCAAGCCGAAAAAGCCTTGCAGGAGAGCGAACATCGATTCAGCAAATTCATGCAACATTTGCCCGGCCTGGCCTGGATCAAGGATTTGCAGGGACATTATGTCTACGCCAATGAGACTGCGGAACTGGTGTTTCAGACTCCGCGGGAGCGGCTCTATGGAAGAACCGATGAGGAAATATTTCCTCAGGACGTCGCTGACCAATTTAAAGAAAACGACCGGCAGGCCCTGATCAGCGAAACGGGTGTGCAAGTGGTTGAGACGCTCCGGCATCAGGATGGGGTGCTCCATCATTCGATTGTGAGCAAATTTCCGATACTGGGCGCCGATGGGCGACCGGTCCTGATCGGCGGAATGGCTATTGACATTACCGCGCGGAAGCAGGCTGAGCAGTTGCTCCTGGAAAGCGAGAGTGAGGCGCGCCGTCTTTTAGCGCTGAATCAGACAATCATGATGAATATGGGGGAGGGTCTGTACACCCTCGACTCCCAGGGTCTCGTCAGCTATGTGAATCCGGAGGCGGAGCGATTATTGGGATGGACATCCGGAGAATTGCTGGGTCGCTCGATGCACCGGATGGTACATTACCAATATCCGGACGGTTCACCATTTCCGATTGAAGAATGCGCGGGCTTTCAAGTTTTAGCCAACGGCAAGGTCTTGAGAGACTTCGAAGATACCTTTATCAGAAAAGACGGGAGTTTCTTTCCGGTTTCCTATTCCTCCTCACCCCTGCGTGACCAGAATGACCAGATTGCAGGTGTCGTCATCGTTTTTCAGGATATTTCCCAACGCAAGCAGGCTGAGGAGAATTTGCGACGTTGGAAGGATGAATTGGAAGTCCGTGTGCAAACTCGAACCGGAGAGTTGCTGTCTTCCAAGAATCGCCTGCGTTCATTGGCTGCCCAACTCAGTTTGGCGGAAGAGCACCAACGTCGAAAGCTGGCGAGAGATTTGCACGATTATCTCGTGCAATTGCTGGTGGTGGGGAGGATGAAATTACATGAATTGAAGGAGGGAGTGCCGCTCTCGCCTGAGGCGGAGGTGCTGACCGGGGAAGTGGAGTACGTGCTACAGCAGGCGTTGACCTATTCGCGAACGACTATCGCGGAACTGAGTCCTCCCGCCTTGCATGAAACCGGTTTGGCGGTATCATTAAAGTGGCTGGCTGAAAGAATGGAAAAACATGGTCTACGGGTGGAGGTCAACACCAGTGACTATCAGCCTATCCATCTGTCCGAGGATCGGGTGATCCTGTTGTTTCAGTCGGTACGCGAATTATTATTTAACGTGCTCAAGCATGCCGGCGTGTATGAGGCGACAGTTCGGATGTCTTCGGGACAGGTCGGGAAGGCGTGTATTGCTGTGGTGGATCACGGAAAGGGACTGCATGCCGGTGCGATGCAACAAGCCATGGAACCCGGGCATCTGGGTTTGTTTGCGGTACAGGAGCGGATGGAGGCCATGGGAGGAAGAGTGGAATTCACTTCGGCTCCGGGAAAAGGCACTTCTGTGCGGTTGGTGTTGCCGATCGACGGGTCGATTCCAGTAGAGGATGACACGGAATCGCGACGCGAAAAAAATTCTGCACAGTCACGCGGATTGGAGCACACGACCGTCAATCCACAATTCGAAGAGGTCGCTGGCATCGGACATACTTCAGTGAGACCACGGATCCGGGTGATGTTAGTCGACGACCATGTGATGTTTCGAACAGGTATGCAGAAATTACTGGAACGGTATCCGGATGTCGAGATTGTGGGAAATGCCAATGATGGAGAGGAAGCGGTGATGGTGGTCCCTCAGCTCATGCCCGATGTCGTGGTGATGGATAACAATATGCCCAGACTCAACGGCATTGACGCCACAAAACAGATTTGCCGCGAATGGCCGGCTGTCAAGGTCATTGGTTTGTCCATGTACGATGGGAAAGAGATTCGGGCGGCGATGCTGGATGCCGGCGCGGTCGATTATCTGCAGAAAAATGGCACCGTCACAGAGCTGTACCAAGCCATCTGTGCTCTGTTTCCAAAGCCGTCATGA
- a CDS encoding lipase/acyltransferase domain-containing protein: protein MKCLPLLLEIMMLSGCSLNSVPTPDHTGNVDSAVIVVPGYYGTQLVQESDGSLVFITLSQVLFGDQSLTIPVPGLGFQKTIDLQPDGIFETFRVVPLVYSIDVYGSLLDRLRASKPRGGEVIPFTYDWRGDLMDAVRSFDGHIRKLRDQGKKDISVVAHSMGGLIVSYYLRYGTQNIDTAVETWEGAEEFSRVVMAGVPFLGAMNSFRNMNFGATIGWNSSLLSHEAYASFPASYYLLPVAGSDELITQELKPLQGVIRNAGQWQQSGWGLLKDKQTLTKEVVDGRAAYLSFWLRRSEQFLELLHAPLSSPNPHQLSLLYLYGKGTSTLAKGVWTGNPGKGPDSLMFEDPDPVASGLAVNHPTVYADGDGTVTVLSAWLPEAFHRSFHPTVRDYEVGHTELVTTPDIQDDIIKFLDKR from the coding sequence ATGAAATGTCTGCCGTTATTATTGGAGATCATGATGTTGTCAGGCTGTAGCCTGAACTCAGTTCCCACGCCTGATCATACCGGGAACGTCGATTCAGCCGTCATTGTCGTACCCGGCTATTATGGGACGCAGTTGGTTCAAGAGTCGGATGGCAGTCTGGTGTTTATTACGCTCAGCCAGGTGCTGTTTGGAGATCAGTCCTTGACAATACCTGTGCCCGGCTTGGGCTTTCAAAAAACGATTGATCTGCAACCGGATGGCATCTTTGAGACGTTTCGCGTCGTCCCGCTTGTCTATTCCATTGACGTGTATGGCTCCCTCCTGGACCGACTACGGGCTTCCAAACCCAGGGGCGGGGAGGTGATTCCCTTTACCTATGATTGGCGGGGGGACCTAATGGATGCCGTGAGAAGTTTTGATGGTCATATCCGAAAACTTCGGGACCAAGGCAAGAAAGATATTTCTGTTGTTGCACATAGTATGGGTGGCCTGATTGTCAGCTACTATTTACGGTATGGCACACAGAATATTGACACTGCCGTCGAGACCTGGGAGGGAGCTGAAGAGTTCAGCCGCGTGGTGATGGCCGGGGTGCCCTTTCTGGGGGCCATGAACTCGTTTCGGAATATGAACTTTGGTGCGACCATCGGTTGGAATTCCTCGCTTCTCAGCCATGAGGCATACGCGTCTTTCCCGGCCAGTTACTATCTCTTACCGGTTGCCGGTTCTGATGAACTGATCACACAGGAACTGAAGCCCTTACAGGGTGTGATCAGAAATGCCGGACAGTGGCAACAGTCCGGATGGGGATTGCTGAAGGATAAACAAACCTTAACCAAAGAAGTCGTTGATGGGCGGGCCGCCTACCTGTCCTTTTGGCTTCGTCGATCGGAACAGTTTTTGGAACTTCTTCACGCACCTCTCTCTTCGCCAAACCCGCATCAACTTTCCCTTCTGTACCTGTATGGGAAAGGCACATCGACCTTGGCTAAAGGGGTGTGGACGGGTAATCCTGGAAAGGGCCCTGATTCCTTGATGTTTGAGGATCCTGATCCCGTAGCCTCTGGTCTGGCAGTGAATCATCCCACTGTCTATGCGGATGGAGATGGGACAGTGACGGTGTTATCCGCTTGGCTTCCGGAGGCCTTTCATCGGAGCTTTCACCCCACCGTACGGGACTATGAGGTTGGACATACCGAGTTGGTCACGACCCCGGACATCCAGGACGATATCATAAAATTTCTTGATAAACGGTAA
- a CDS encoding c-type cytochrome gives MKPLHSSKGAILISTIMSLIFFLPALAMEEQAQPGKALFQQYCQDCHGPQRDGRGVLRPFLEQDPANLTSQMTQAKSDQELFSMIKKGGGEMHGWTDTFTDEQVLDLVHYIRALSP, from the coding sequence ATGAAACCTTTGCATTCATCTAAGGGAGCGATCCTCATCTCGACGATCATGAGCCTGATATTTTTTCTCCCGGCCCTAGCCATGGAAGAGCAGGCCCAACCCGGCAAAGCGCTCTTTCAACAATATTGTCAAGATTGCCATGGTCCTCAGAGGGACGGGAGAGGCGTTCTACGTCCTTTCCTTGAACAGGATCCTGCCAATTTGACCTCGCAAATGACACAGGCCAAATCCGACCAGGAACTCTTTTCCATGATCAAAAAAGGGGGAGGCGAAATGCATGGCTGGACGGACACCTTCACCGATGAACAGGTTCTGGACCTTGTGCATTACATCCGTGCACTCTCACCGTAA
- a CDS encoding c-type cytochrome — protein MKARIMVWSVILLIGWAIPTEAQEPQVDPLQGEIVYQAHCLRCHGIQGKGDGPDAAALVVPPANFQRMESRAKSETDLRSAIIWGLAFSPMHGWWDKLTVEEIRAVTAYIRRLAPYEPSVP, from the coding sequence ATGAAAGCTCGCATCATGGTTTGGAGTGTGATACTGCTGATCGGGTGGGCCATACCCACCGAAGCCCAGGAACCGCAAGTCGATCCCTTGCAAGGCGAGATTGTGTATCAGGCCCACTGCCTGAGGTGCCACGGTATCCAGGGAAAAGGCGATGGACCGGACGCTGCCGCGCTTGTCGTCCCGCCCGCCAATTTTCAACGCATGGAATCCCGGGCCAAATCGGAGACGGACCTTCGTTCAGCAATCATCTGGGGACTGGCCTTCAGTCCTATGCACGGGTGGTGGGACAAGCTCACTGTCGAAGAAATCCGGGCAGTCACCGCCTACATCAGACGACTCGCGCCTTATGAACCTTCAGTGCCTTAA
- a CDS encoding chaperone modulator CbpM has protein sequence MTDDSEPSLEQVTAEIITFGRIRREEVCTRLGIGEDMLEVCLQWEIIQPPEPDPEGMVLFPEDAIDRLSRGLRLHRDLGINWPGVSVALELLDRIEELEQQIHNLSSQ, from the coding sequence ATGACTGACGACTCAGAACCATCCTTAGAACAGGTTACCGCGGAAATCATCACCTTCGGAAGAATTCGCCGTGAAGAAGTCTGTACACGATTAGGGATCGGCGAAGACATGTTGGAGGTCTGTTTGCAATGGGAAATTATTCAACCACCGGAACCGGACCCGGAGGGAATGGTGTTGTTTCCCGAGGACGCCATTGACCGGTTAAGCCGCGGACTCCGGTTACATCGAGACTTAGGGATCAACTGGCCGGGAGTCAGCGTGGCTTTGGAATTGTTGGACCGCATCGAGGAATTGGAACAACAGATCCACAATCTTTCCAGCCAGTAA
- a CDS encoding J domain-containing protein: MASAQRDLYDILGVKKTVDAKELKKAYRRLARQYHPDLHPGEKKTEMEKKFKELNEAYEVLGDEENRKKYDQYGMNWKEAEAYERARQQGGGAYPGGGPGGFTQGGADFSDIFESMFRQGAQREGAGFRGFAMAGADLEANLPISLREAFTGTRRALNLSDAGGTPRSIEVRIPAGVRDGERLRVKGKGAPGRGGGPPGDLFFHVQIAPHPVFQRKDSDIVVTLPLWPWEAVLGTDIPVPTLSGTVRLKVPAGSQSQQRMRLKGKGLPKRTGGHGDQFVVLDIVTPETPSSEEQQLYEQLAKFDHPDPRSTLLREAAND, encoded by the coding sequence ATGGCATCCGCACAACGCGATCTTTACGACATACTGGGGGTCAAAAAAACCGTTGACGCCAAAGAGCTTAAAAAAGCCTATCGTCGGCTGGCACGCCAATATCATCCGGATTTACATCCCGGCGAAAAAAAGACGGAAATGGAAAAGAAATTCAAAGAGCTGAATGAAGCCTATGAAGTCCTTGGGGATGAGGAAAACAGAAAAAAGTACGATCAATACGGCATGAACTGGAAGGAAGCCGAGGCCTACGAACGGGCCCGCCAACAGGGCGGCGGAGCGTATCCGGGGGGAGGTCCTGGTGGATTTACCCAAGGGGGCGCTGATTTCAGTGATATTTTTGAGAGCATGTTCCGGCAGGGAGCTCAACGGGAAGGGGCCGGCTTTCGCGGCTTCGCGATGGCGGGGGCCGACCTGGAAGCCAATCTGCCGATCTCACTCCGGGAAGCCTTCACCGGCACGCGCCGCGCCTTAAATCTTTCTGATGCCGGGGGAACGCCCCGCTCAATCGAAGTTCGCATTCCGGCCGGAGTTCGAGATGGCGAACGTTTACGGGTGAAAGGAAAAGGTGCGCCTGGTCGCGGAGGAGGACCACCAGGGGATTTATTTTTTCATGTACAAATTGCCCCTCATCCCGTGTTTCAACGCAAAGATTCAGATATTGTGGTCACGCTCCCGCTTTGGCCGTGGGAGGCCGTATTGGGCACCGACATTCCGGTGCCCACGTTATCAGGAACGGTCCGTTTGAAAGTTCCCGCCGGGAGCCAATCCCAACAACGAATGCGATTAAAGGGAAAGGGTCTGCCCAAACGAACAGGAGGGCATGGAGATCAATTTGTAGTTCTGGACATCGTCACCCCCGAGACTCCTTCTTCCGAGGAACAACAACTCTATGAGCAATTAGCTAAGTTCGATCACCCAGATCCCCGTTCAACTCTTCTTCGTGAGGCCGCCAATGACTGA
- a CDS encoding DegQ family serine endoprotease encodes MMSQSRLNQKWNGRSVGFFTFIGMALLIAGICLGLGIAGDSSLLPGLSSQLKVSGTPLSNSSSQPFVSGALSFGQQDAQAQSTALIRVAKLARPAVVNISTTGTAKSPETLRSPFFDDPFFRRFFGDEFERRFEPPPSPRQEGGGSGVIVSDDGYIITNNHVIENSDAIEVLLSDKRTFSAKVMGTDPKTDLALLKIDAKDLPVLPWGDSHQLQVGEMVMAVGNPFGLNQTVTMGIVSAVGRANVGIVDYEDFIQTDAAINPGNSGGALVNLQGELIGINTAIFSRSGGYMGVGFAIPSNMAKSIQASLIQHGKVVRGWLGVSIQDLTPDLQTQFDTPDTQGALVSEVMEDSPAKKAGIQRGDIIRKYDSQTVADTRHLRSLVAESVPNSPVTLQVLRDGTPREVQVTLSEMPKDVRALASTGELRGHHALSGITAESMPLGEKGVKVTKVDPESSAFRAGIREGDIILEINREAVNNADDFQRLTGKLRSKDRVLLLLQRGRSTIFFSISP; translated from the coding sequence ATGATGAGTCAATCCCGACTAAATCAAAAATGGAACGGACGAAGCGTGGGTTTCTTCACCTTCATTGGCATGGCCCTGCTCATCGCTGGTATATGTTTGGGCCTGGGAATCGCTGGGGACTCCAGTCTCCTGCCAGGCCTCTCATCACAATTGAAAGTTAGCGGGACGCCTCTTTCGAATTCCTCATCACAACCCTTCGTGTCTGGTGCACTCTCATTTGGGCAACAAGACGCCCAGGCTCAGAGCACCGCCCTTATTCGGGTGGCCAAGCTGGCGCGCCCCGCTGTGGTCAATATTTCCACAACCGGCACCGCCAAAAGTCCGGAAACATTGCGATCACCATTTTTTGATGATCCCTTCTTCCGTCGATTTTTTGGGGATGAATTTGAGCGGCGGTTCGAACCGCCTCCCTCCCCTCGTCAAGAAGGAGGAGGTTCGGGAGTTATTGTGAGTGACGATGGGTATATCATCACGAATAATCATGTGATCGAAAATAGTGATGCCATTGAAGTGCTGTTATCCGATAAGCGAACCTTTTCAGCCAAGGTCATGGGCACTGATCCCAAAACGGATTTGGCTCTACTCAAAATAGATGCCAAGGATCTGCCTGTCTTGCCATGGGGAGATTCCCATCAATTACAGGTCGGTGAAATGGTGATGGCCGTTGGCAATCCATTTGGGCTGAACCAAACCGTCACCATGGGAATTGTCAGTGCGGTGGGTCGGGCCAATGTGGGGATTGTCGATTATGAAGACTTCATTCAGACCGATGCGGCGATCAATCCCGGTAACTCGGGTGGGGCCCTAGTGAATCTCCAGGGAGAGTTGATCGGGATCAATACTGCCATCTTTAGCCGCTCCGGGGGATATATGGGCGTTGGCTTCGCCATTCCCAGCAACATGGCCAAGTCTATTCAGGCCAGCCTTATTCAGCATGGAAAGGTGGTTAGAGGATGGCTGGGCGTTTCAATTCAGGACCTCACCCCGGATCTCCAAACCCAATTTGACACTCCTGATACGCAGGGGGCCCTGGTCAGCGAAGTGATGGAAGACAGCCCTGCGAAAAAGGCCGGTATCCAACGCGGAGATATCATTCGGAAATATGATTCGCAGACTGTGGCCGACACTCGGCATCTCCGATCTTTGGTGGCGGAAAGTGTGCCCAATTCCCCCGTAACATTACAGGTCCTCCGGGATGGAACCCCCCGTGAAGTACAAGTGACCCTTTCGGAAATGCCTAAAGATGTCAGAGCACTCGCCTCGACCGGAGAATTGAGAGGACATCATGCCTTATCGGGGATCACCGCGGAATCCATGCCCTTAGGGGAAAAGGGCGTGAAAGTGACAAAGGTTGATCCCGAGAGTTCCGCTTTCCGGGCCGGCATACGGGAAGGTGACATTATTCTTGAAATTAACCGTGAAGCCGTCAACAATGCGGATGACTTTCAACGGTTAACGGGGAAACTCAGATCCAAAGATAGAGTTTTGCTGCTCCTCCAACGCGGACGGAGCACAATCTTTTTCTCGATTTCCCCTTAA
- a CDS encoding SulP family inorganic anion transporter, which translates to MMGWDDFRHDFLASIVVFLVALPLCMGIAIASGAPPAAGLLTGIIGGLVVGFLTGCPLQVSGPAAGLSVIVFDVIQRFGMAKLGVIILLAGGIQIVAGLLQLGQWFRAVSPAVIQSMMAGIGVLIFASQFHIMVGDTPRPSGIENIWAIPEAIWKGLFPQPGETNTHWVAARIGLLTIVSMILWQLLVPKRFQFFPAPLAGVLIASGEAYIQHLPIEYIHIRDNIFSAINFPSVDGLTHLLDTSILATAVAVAFIASAETLLCATAVDQIHSGPRTRYNREMMAQGVGNLLCGILGALPMTGVIVRSTANIQSGARTRASAIFHGVWLLLFVAFMPQVLRLIPIASLAAVLVYTGYTLINVQAIRSLSKYGYGEILVYGVTLVTIVATNLLTGVLMGLGVALARLIYTTHALEISLDKGLNNGPACIHLSGTATFISLPKLANALDQIPMGKEVHIGFENLLYIDHACLTLLRSWKEFHERQNGKVSVDWEKLESKFLDHQDNPCKLP; encoded by the coding sequence ATGATGGGATGGGACGATTTCCGACATGATTTCTTAGCGTCAATTGTGGTTTTTCTCGTGGCGCTGCCGTTATGCATGGGAATTGCCATTGCTTCAGGTGCCCCTCCTGCAGCTGGACTTCTCACGGGCATAATTGGGGGTCTTGTTGTTGGATTCCTTACAGGGTGCCCTCTTCAGGTCAGCGGGCCGGCGGCCGGACTATCCGTGATTGTTTTTGATGTTATTCAGCGATTCGGCATGGCCAAACTCGGCGTCATTATTCTATTGGCAGGAGGAATACAAATTGTGGCGGGCCTACTTCAGCTCGGACAATGGTTCCGAGCCGTTTCCCCGGCTGTTATTCAGAGTATGATGGCTGGTATCGGGGTTCTCATTTTTGCCAGTCAATTCCATATTATGGTCGGGGATACCCCTAGACCGAGTGGGATTGAGAATATCTGGGCGATCCCAGAAGCCATATGGAAAGGCTTATTTCCTCAACCAGGAGAAACCAACACTCACTGGGTGGCAGCACGAATCGGACTGCTCACGATTGTTTCAATGATTCTCTGGCAACTTCTCGTGCCCAAAAGATTTCAATTTTTTCCTGCCCCCTTGGCGGGCGTGCTCATAGCGAGTGGAGAAGCGTACATCCAACATCTTCCCATTGAGTATATCCATATTCGGGATAACATCTTTAGCGCGATTAATTTTCCCTCAGTGGATGGCCTGACTCATCTTCTGGATACTTCCATATTGGCAACTGCAGTAGCGGTGGCCTTTATAGCCAGTGCGGAAACTCTGTTGTGCGCCACCGCCGTGGATCAAATACATTCAGGGCCCCGAACGCGGTATAACCGTGAAATGATGGCTCAGGGGGTCGGGAACCTACTTTGCGGGATTCTAGGAGCCTTACCCATGACCGGGGTGATTGTTCGAAGTACAGCGAATATACAAAGTGGAGCCCGCACGAGGGCGTCAGCTATTTTTCATGGTGTATGGCTACTCCTCTTTGTGGCATTTATGCCTCAGGTTCTGAGATTGATTCCAATCGCCAGTTTGGCAGCCGTCTTGGTCTATACCGGCTATACCCTGATTAATGTGCAGGCAATTCGATCCCTTTCCAAATACGGTTATGGAGAAATTCTCGTGTATGGAGTAACCCTGGTAACCATTGTTGCGACAAACTTACTCACCGGGGTGCTTATGGGCTTGGGGGTAGCACTTGCGAGATTAATTTATACAACCCACGCGTTGGAAATTTCGCTTGATAAGGGGTTAAACAACGGTCCTGCTTGCATACATCTTTCAGGAACGGCAACTTTTATCAGCCTTCCCAAATTGGCTAATGCCTTGGATCAAATACCGATGGGGAAAGAGGTCCACATAGGTTTTGAAAATCTTTTGTATATCGACCACGCCTGCCTTACTCTTTTGAGATCGTGGAAGGAATTTCATGAACGCCAAAACGGAAAAGTATCCGTCGATTGGGAAAAATTGGAATCCAAGTTTCTTGACCACCAGGACAATCCTTGCAAGCTTCCGTAA